Proteins from a genomic interval of Zingiber officinale cultivar Zhangliang chromosome 2A, Zo_v1.1, whole genome shotgun sequence:
- the LOC122040375 gene encoding tropinone reductase homolog At5g06060-like, whose protein sequence is MELGNRWSLRGETALVTGGSKGIGCAIVEELARFGAAVHTCARNEAELKQSLQKWRDLKLQVTGSVCDVSSSEEREKLIKEVSAIFNGKLNILVNNVASGHIKPVLEVTQEEYKHTMNINLEAGFHLSQLAHPLLKTSGRGNIVFISSITSLQGNSFMSVYGASKGAMNQLTRGLACEWAKDNIRTNCVAPGLINTPMAKSFIENEEFVAKWCDHTPVGRVGEPEDVAASVAFLCLPSSSFITGQVEWFITSSSFPQLWVSYSCISIYGSSKGRRDPLPIYLGQLLDQGQ, encoded by the exons ATGGAGTTGGGAAACAGATGGTCTCTTCGAGGAGAAACAGCCTTGGTCACTGGTGGATCCAAAGGGATAGG GTGTGCTATTGTGGAAGAACTAGCAAGATTTGGAGCAGCAGTTCATACGTGCGCCAGGAATGAAGCAGAGCTGAAACAGAGTTTGCAGAAATGGAGAGACCTGAAGCTTCAGGTGACTGGTTCGGTCTGTGACGTCTCCTCctcggaagagagggagaagctGATAAAGGAAGTCAGCGCCATCTTCAACGGCAAACTCAATATCCTG GTTAATAATGTAGCGTCTGGTCACATTAAACCAGTTTTAGAGGTGACTCAAGAGGAATACAAGCACACCATGAACATCAACTTGGAAGCCGGCTTCCATTTGAGTCAACTCGCTCATCCTCTTCTCAAGACGTCTGGACGGGGCAATATCGTCTTCATTTCTTCAATCACTAGTCTCCAAGGAAACTCTTTTATGTCCGTCTATGGAGCATCTAAGG GAGCCATGAATCAACTTACTAGAGGCCTCGCTTGTGAATGGGCGAAGGACAATATTCGTACCAATTGTGTTGCGCCCGGTCTCATCAATACGCCGATGGCTAAGTCG TTCATCGAGAATGAAGAATTTGTAGCAAAGTGGTGTGATCATACTCCGGTTGGGCGTGTGGGAGAGCCGGAGGATGTGGCAGCTTCGGTTGCTTTTCTTtgccttccttcttcctctttcatCACCGGTCAA GTTGAGTGGTTTATCACTTCATCTTCATTTCCTCAATTGTGGGTCTCTTACTCTTGTATATCCATCTATGGATCATCTAAAG GTAGACGGGATCCTCTTCCCATCTACCTTGGTCAACTCCTGGATCAAGGACAATGA